The region GGGGCGCGGGGAACCGCGCGGCCGGCCGGGACGGCGCGAAAGGGCGCGACGCCGCCGCAAGGGGCACCCGCCTGGGGGCGCGGGAAACTGCGCGCGCAACCCGCCGCCAGCGGACGGTCCTGGTACGGGGCCGGGGCCGGCCCGGCAGGGCGGGCGGCGGCTACAGGGAAGAAACGATCTTGCCGGTCCAGATGTCGGTGCCGTGCGGCATGGCGAGCACCACCCGGGTCCCGAAACCGTCGAAGTCCGTGGTCGACACCACACCCACCCCCCGGCCCCCGCTCCCGCCGAAGGTGAAGTGCTCGGTGAGCCGGCGCAGCCGACCGTCCCCGTCGAGCCACGCGTCGAACGGCACCCGGGTGACGGCGAAGCCCTTGGCCGCCGACGTGAGCGCCCCGGGCGCCCCCGGCTCGGCCGCCCGTGCGGCCCGCCCGATGTCCGCGACGCCACGGAAGTGCCGCACCGCGGCGCCCCGCAGCGTCTGCTCGCCGACCAGGACCACGTCCCGCGCGCCCCGCAGCAGTTCCGCCGCGGCCAGCGGCTCGGTGGCACCGCCGGTGACGAGGTTGCCGTCCGGCAGCGTCGTGGTGTCCACCCGTACCCACTTGCCCGCGGGGACGCCCTCACCGCGGTCCTTCATGTAGAGCGCGCCCGGCGTCAGCAGCTCGGTGATCGGCCGGTGCTCCTCCGCCCCCGCCGCGTCCCTGGGCAGCGCCAGGGTCAGTTCGCCCCGCCGCCTGGCGAAGTCGAAGCGGCCGGTGCCGGTGACGGTGACCCAGGTGCCGCCGCTGGCCATCCGCATCGAGGTGTCCACCAGCGAGCTGCCGGCCCGCACCAGCGCGTCGGCCGCGTCCCGTACCGCCGCCGCGGGGTCGCCGCCCTTCGCGCCGCCGGGCCCGCCGCCCGACGCCGGGGGCCCGCCGGCCGCGGCGGCGCCGTGCTCCACGCATCCCGCGACCAGCGCCACCGCGCACCCGGCCGCCGCCACCGCCGTCGCCGTACGCCGGAGCCGCGGCCCGGCGGCCGTCACCCGTACACCACGTACACGTCCACCCGTGGACATCGCCGCCACCATCCCTGAACCACCCCTGTTACGCGCGTGGGCCTCACCTCGGTAACGACGGTCGGAAGGGCGCCGTCACGCCCGCTACCGTGGTGGCGTGGTCAAGTTGCGTACCCAGGGCGAACGCCGGGACGAGACCGGTCAGGGACCGGCGGCCGGCGATCACCGGACGTCCGTGGTGGAGCGGGGCTCCTTCGCCGGCGCCCTGTGCACCTGCGGCTGGAAGGGACCGGCCCGCCGGGCCCGTGACCGGGCCAGACGCGACGCCCGGGAGCACACCGCCGGCTGATCACCGGCTGAACGTCGGCGCCGGGGCCGCAACCACCACCTCGTCCGCCACGTCTAGGACTTGCAGAGTCCTCCGTCGCCGGAGCGCCGCGCCCCGGCGCGCGCCCGGCGGGAATGTGGCGGTGAAGCACGTGGATGAGTCGGCCCCCCGGCCCCTGGCCGAGTCCGTGCCCAGGCCCGCAGGCACGACCCGGGCGCGGCGGCGTACCGCGCTCAAGGCGGGCGGCGGCGCGCTCGCCGCGGCCTGGCTGACCGGCTGCGGCCCGGCCGGCGGGGACAGCGGCGGCGACGGCAAGGCGCCCCCGCCGTCCACCGGCACCGGCGCCCCGTCCCGCACCCCGAGCCCGAGCTTCTCGCCGGTCGCCGCCGACTGGCCCAAGCTCGCCGCCGCGCTGCACGGCAGCCTGGTCCGCCCGCAGGACGCCGCCTACGCCACCGACCGGCGGCTCTACAACACCCGCTTCGACAACCTGCGCCCGGCCGCGATCGCCTACGTCACCGGCGCCGACGACATCCGCCGCTGCCTGGACTTCGCCCACCGCACCGCGACGGCGCCGGTCGTCCGCAGCGGCGGCCACTCCTACGCGGGCTGGTCCAGCGGCAACGGCAAGCTGATCATCGACGTCTCCCGGCTCAAGTCGATCCGGCTGGACGGCACCACGGCCACCGTCGGCGCGGGCGCCAAGCTCATCGACGTCTACGACACGCTCGGCAGGCAGGGCCGGACGATCCCGGCCGGGTCCTGCCCCTCCGTCGGCGTGTCGGGCCTCGCGCTGGGCGGCGGGCACGGCGTGATGAGCCGGTCCATGGGCCTGACCTGCGACAATCTGATCGGCGCCACCCTGATCACCGCCGACGGCACGACCCACGAGGTGTCCGCGGACCACGAGCCCGACATCTTCTGGGCGCTGCGGGGCGCGGGCTGCGGGAATTTCGGCGTCGTCACCTCGCTGCGCTTCAGCACCCACCCGGTGCCCGCGGTCGTCACGGGCTACCTCACCTGGCCGT is a window of Streptomyces sp. NBC_01477 DNA encoding:
- a CDS encoding FAD-binding oxidoreductase, whose product is MPRPAGTTRARRRTALKAGGGALAAAWLTGCGPAGGDSGGDGKAPPPSTGTGAPSRTPSPSFSPVAADWPKLAAALHGSLVRPQDAAYATDRRLYNTRFDNLRPAAIAYVTGADDIRRCLDFAHRTATAPVVRSGGHSYAGWSSGNGKLIIDVSRLKSIRLDGTTATVGAGAKLIDVYDTLGRQGRTIPAGSCPSVGVSGLALGGGHGVMSRSMGLTCDNLIGATLITADGTTHEVSADHEPDIFWALRGAGCGNFGVVTSLRFSTHPVPAVVTGYLTWPWSRAAAVVGAWQSWGPDQPDHIWSALHLDCAPGGSPTVSVPMLSTGSRADLAAAADRLADSAGAPASSVSLNPHTYLDATFSYAGCAGLSAAQCHPAPAGRLGRETYTARSDFYDTNLPAAGIEALLAQVQRLANTSGGGAGSIALTALGGAVNRVSPTATAFSHRGSRFLAQYLASDSLSTTSWLDTTHSAMRRYASGGAYQNYTDPALTDWRTAYYGQNADRLTALKRTLDPQRLFDFPQAL